TCACATTTTTAGGAACTTTTGCCAGCGTAGTGTCCGCATCCGCAATCATAAAGTACTCGGCAAATTCTCCAGGAATACTCCTTCCAAGGGCATTGGCTGAAAAAGGTCTTCTCGCATGTAAGGTATTGCCCTCTTGAATGGCCTTTTCCCTCCAATTTGGTGTCATTGCTGGCACAGCCACTACATCCCCAACTGAAAAATCATAGACTTCACTTCCAACTTCGCAAACCCTTGCCACGCACTCATGCCCCAAAATCAAATCATCAGGCTTTTTGCTGCCACTTCCATAGACTGTATTGACATCCGATGTACACACACTCATCGCAATTGGCTGCAAAATTGCACTGTAGGGATTTTCTAATCTTGGTCTTGGCATATCCTTAATCTCTACTTTTCCAGGTGCACTCAACACAAATGCTTTCATTGCTTCTCCTTATACCTTGTTAAATGGTCACTCATCAATGTATAAATTTCAATCTGCTCGCCCAATTTTTCCCTGATATTTTGTGCAATCTCATCGGTGTAGCCTGGTGCAACAATCACAATCACATCCACAGGGTTTTCCTTTGCTTTAGCTGGAGAAACAATCGGAATATGTGAAGCTGGTGCAAATCTCCCCTGCTTAAACGGTGCAGAATCAATAATATAAGCTATCTTATCGAAAAGATGCATTGTTGCACAGAGCGTAAATCCCTGATGACTTGCTCCCCAAACGGCCATCCTTTTTCCTTCCCTCTCCACCGATGCCATTAGGTCATACACTTCATCTTGAATTACCTTCTTTTGTTTCAAAAGTCCATCAACATTTACCTTTGGCTTTTTTTGAATAATCACAGCCAAAGTGTCTCGATTGACTCTCTCCTCTTTCAACACCAAAAATCCTGCTCGGTCTAAAATAAAATGTAAACTCTCTCTTGTATAGTAGGCGATATGATCAGGAATAATTTCATAAAAGCTCTCCTGCTCCAAGATATACTCAAAACTTGGCACTGTCAACAATCCATAGCCACCATCCACTAGATTATGGGCAATGGCTCGCAAATACATCGCTGGATCTGGCTGATGTTCCAAGAAATTAAAAGAAGTAAAAGCATCAAAAGGTGCATTTTCAAATACATCCTCTTCACTATTTGGATAATACTCTTGAACCTGTAATCCTATGCTTCTTGCCTTTTCTACAAGTTCCCGCTTGTGCTCCATTCCATAAGCTTTGACAGGATAGTCCGACCAAATCTTTAAAAACTCTCCCTGTCCAGCACCTGCCTCAAGAATCTTTTTTCCCTGTAAGTGGCAGACTTCAATAAATTCATCATATTGTTTTCTTCTCAGGGCATCCATTGTCGTAGAATAGCCACCCGCACGAATGACATCTCGATAGTAACTTACTGGTGGTGTATCCAGTTGCACCAAACCACAGCCATTACATTGACAAAGATGAAGATCCATTCCTTTTTCTGTCTTTACTTCATTGGCATCAGGAATATCTTGTGCCGTCGCTGGCATATTTTCAATATACAATAATTTTTCTAATTTACCCCCGCATGCGATACATCTTTTCAATTTCTCTCACCCCTTCTCTAAATGTGGTATGTTCGACAAATCCTGTCCATGCCACAAGTTTTTCAATGGAGGGCTCTAAGTAGGGCACACCCTCTTCTGGTTCTTTTCTTTGTTCAAATTGAACCTTCCCATTGCTATGACAAGTTTTACATATCTCAGAAACAAAGCTGCGAAGTCTTCGTGTATCCTGTCCAGCTACATTGACCACACAACTTCCCTCTCCATAGACACAGAGCCCCAGATTTTCTATTGCCCTTGCACAATCATCAATATAAAGATAATTCCACATTTGTTGACAAGGTCCAAGGCCGATATCCTCCCCCAAAACAGCCGCTCTTGTGACCACCATCGGCAGTGCACTTTCATGGTCACCGGGTCCATAGACACTAAAAATGCGCATATGAACATACTCTAGTCCTATTTCTTTGCTTATTTTTCTTGCCCTTTCTAGGACCTCTTTTTTCGCCTTGCCATAGGCAGAAATTGGGCGACAAAGTGTCGATTCATCACAAAGTCCCTCAATCCTCTGCCTCGTCGTCACACCATATTCTGCCTGCGAACCTGCAAATAAAAATCTACCACAACCTAAATTCTTGCTAACTTTTACTGCTCTCAACGCATTTTGAATGTTTTTTTCCTGTAGGGCATAATCCATTCGCCCAACACGACCAATGCCATCCCAAGCAAAATGAATCCAGACATCCATCTTTGGCAAGTCCATCTCTAAAAGTGTCTCCACTTCATCCATATCACAATCAATGACAAAAATATTGGAGGGAATATTTTTCCTATTTTTTGAACTTTTTCGCACAATACCATAGACACAATGTCCATCTTCTCCATAGGCTCTTGCCACAGCAGCACCTAAAAAGCTGGTTACCCCTGTAATCACTACATTGGCCATCTTATTCTTCCATTTTCTTAACAATCATATTTTCGTTCATTTCTTCTTCAGATAAAAATGGTGTCAAGTCCTCAAGCGGAGGGCTCACCATTCGTCCATCTGGCAATTGCTTTCCCGAAGACTTTGGTTCAAAATTTTGGTCTTGACTACAAAATGCCTCACAAATCACTGGACCTTTTGTCGCAAATGTCTCACGCACAGCATCAAAGAGTTCCTCATTGTGCCTAGCTCGAATATAGGGATAGCCATAGGCTCTTGCCAACTTTTCCATATCTGGAAAACTTAGATCCTTGCTGTCTGGTCCAATGCCAACCAATGGTTTATCTGAGAAGAATTTACTCTGTGTCTGTCGAATGCTGTGATAACCGCCATTGTTGATTAAGAAAATCTTTAATGGCATTTGATGATGAATAATGGTCTGTAACTCCTGAAGATTCATTTGAATACTTCCATCTCCCGTCACTAAAATGACATCCTCCAGATATTCTTTTCCATCCTCGTTGGCCATGCAGGCACCAATGGCCGCTGGCAGGTCATAGCCCATCGAAGCAATGGCAGAATTGGAAATAAATCGTTGCCCTTTTTTAATGATATAGGAATGACCACCTACTACACAAGCTGAGCCATTGCCCACCACTGTAATTTGATTTTCTTTGGCTTGCGTGCTGATTTCATGAATGAACGCATAGACATTGGCATCTTTGTTTGGATTTGGAAGGAGATACTCTGGCTTACACACAGGATATTTCTCTCTCCAATGCTTGCAAGTCTCTAGCCAAGCCATTCCTTTAATGCCCTCTCCTTTGTGATCTTGCCAAATTGGAACAGGCTCATCTTTTAATTCCTCAAGCATCACTTCTAATAGATCCTTGCAATCTGCATGAATTGGCATATCCACATGGAGCGTTGGCTTTTTTAATTCCTCCTCATCAATGTCATTGACTATCGTATAAGCCTCCCTCGCCCAGGCTTTACAGTTAAATCCCACCTGTCGAAGGCTCAATCTGGAACCCACTGAAAAGACTAGGTCTGAATTTTGCACAGCAAAATTTCCTGGTCGGTCACCAAAATTTCCTGGTCGCCCTGCATAAAGTCTGTGCTCATCCCAGAGACAATCCTCACTGTCCCAGCCAACAACGACAGGAATTCCTAACTTTTTTGCTACAGCAAGAAATAATGAATGTGCTCTGGCAATGCGAATTCCATTTCCCGCATTAAACACAGGTCTCTTGGCATTGCGAATTTTTTCAATAATTTTTCTTGCCACTTCTTTGCTCACTTTTTTAGGCAATTTTTCTCTTTTTTCTCCATTGCCAGCCTCATCCTCAGGAATGGCATGGACATTTTTATTTTTATTTCCCCAACCATCTCCTCCAGCCTCATAGTCAGCCCTGTCAAAACCAATCAGTTCATCTTCTTCCACATATGCTCCCTGTACATCGAGTGGAATGTCCAACCAACTTGGTCCTGGTCTTCCACTTTCTGCCAAGTACAATGCCTTCTCCAGACAGAAACGAATTCGCATAGGGTCAATGACCATCTCCGCATACTTTGTCATACAAGAAACAGCCCTACAGATATCAAATTCTTGATCTCCCATAGCCCGAATATCCACACCTGAACTTCTTGCCGTCCAGTCATAGCGCACCTGTCCAGAAAATACAATCATCGGAATGGAGTCCAGCCAACCACCAACGACACCTGTCAGTGCATTGGTTCCGCCTGGGCCTGTTGTCACACACAAGACAGCCATCCGATTATTAATTCTCGCATAGCACTCCGCAGCCATAGCTGATGCCTGTTCATGATGATTGTAGGTCATCGTCAATCCCGACTGATGTCCGAAGCCATCATTGAGATACATTGCCCCGCCACCCGTCACACTAAAGCCACGAACAATCCCATGCTCTACTACTTTTTTTGCAATATAGGTACTGACTTTTATTTTCATAAATAAAATCCTTTCCGCTATCGCAGACTTTTCCCACGATAAACTAGCCATCTTATTATATCATAAGAAAATCTCTCTGAAAACTAAACATTTCGACTTGCTTACCGACTCTTACAATGTTCTTACTATCCTGCAACAGCCCTTTTATTTCCAAAAAAAGATGTTATAATAGGTTTGAAATAGAGGAAGGGAGGGCAATACAATGTACAAATTTGTAAAAACATTGATTTTCACTGCTGCCTTTTCCATGTTCGCTGTAGTTCCCGCATTTGCATCACCTGAACATGCCAAGACTGGCAATTTCAGTTGGGTAACAACCAATAATTCTTGGGTTGCTTACAATGAGCAAGGAGGTCTAGCAACAGGATGGATCAAGTACCATGACAATATTTATTATCTCAATAAATCTGGTGTGATGAAAACGGGTTGGATTAAGGAAGATAATAACTGGTACTATCTCAAAGAGGATAGCGGGGAATTAATTACCAACCAATGGGTAGATAATTATTATCTCGATGCAACAGGAAAAATGGCTAAGATCCGTTAGGGTCTTAGCCATTTTTTCATGCCAACAAAATATAGGCCAACATAGAAAACATCACTTGCACAATGGCAAATCGGAAGACAATTTGCGTCTTTGACCAATTTCGATTGGCTTGATTTTTTCTAACCTCATCATGAAGGGGAGTTCTTGTATTTGCCAAAATTCTAATCTTTAAAAAGCGAAGCAAAAAGATTTTTGCCAATCCCAATCCACCATCAAGAATTAGTACAATGGCAAACAATAAAAAACTAAAGGGATGTCTCGATTTCATGGCCAGCACAGCAATAAAAAAGCCAAATGCTCTTGATCCGGCATCTCCCATCAACATTGTACTTGGCAATGTATTAAAACAGAGATACGCTAGCATTGCCCCAATGAGGATTACACTGTAGCCCACATAATTTCCCAAGTTTTTTCCAAAAATCACCAAAAATGAACCAATGGTAATGATAACCAGTGTCGTACAAAGTCCATCGATGCCATCTGCACAGTTGGTGACATTGATACTCACCCAAATTAAAATAATACCCAAAATTGCATAGAGCAATGGATGGAGTGTGAGTGTCCAATGAAAAAATTGAATTTCTGTGCCATTCCAATGAATAAAGGACACGACATAAATAATGGAGATTCCTAGATCAATCGCCCCCTTCTTATAATCGCTCCAAGGCGTATCTGAGGCATCATCTAAATATCCACTCATCATGACGGCAAAAATCAAAATCAAAAAAATAACATATTCTGGGCTGACCTCGGCAAACAAAAGTCCTGTGACAATAAAGGCAATAATGATGACCAATCCCACACCACGCAATTTTCCCTTTGATTGGTCTCCACCCTCAACAAAGGCCTTTCCCTGATCTAGTGGAAGAAAAGAAAATCGTCTATTTAACGCAATAAAAGTGAAGACCCACGATACCAAAAAGCCAATCGCTGCCACTCGATGAGCTCCAATCTGATTCCCTAAAAGTGATAAAAACATTATTTTGTTTCTCCTGCAGATTCACTGTACATTTCCTGACTCATACTCAAAATATCTGACAATGTTGCCTGATCTGATAATGAAAACGCCTTATCAAGCTGTGTACGCATCTCATTGACTACCTCGTCACTGGTGGCCTGTTCAATCTGCTCTTCAGAAACATTTTGATTGCTCACCTTTGCCGCATGCTTGGTTACTTGAATCAGAAAATATTTGGCCACTTCCTTTTGTTTTGTTTCATCTGCCTTCTTCCAATCTTCCTGCTTCCACAACAGATAGGTCTTCTCATCCTTTTTGCTTGTCTGTACCGTTGAAGTTTCTTCCTTCGTTGTTTCTGTTTCTGTACTCTGTGCCACTGCTGTCGATGTCTCTACCATTGTTGATGTCTTAGTCACTGCTGTTGTCTGTGAAGTGCTTTCTGTCTGTGC
This region of Lachnospiraceae bacterium oral taxon 096 genomic DNA includes:
- a CDS encoding phospho-N-acetylmuramoyl-pentapeptide-transferase, with translation MFLSLLGNQIGAHRVAAIGFLVSWVFTFIALNRRFSFLPLDQGKAFVEGGDQSKGKLRGVGLVIIIAFIVTGLLFAEVSPEYVIFLILIFAVMMSGYLDDASDTPWSDYKKGAIDLGISIIYVVSFIHWNGTEIQFFHWTLTLHPLLYAILGIILIWVSINVTNCADGIDGLCTTLVIITIGSFLVIFGKNLGNYVGYSVILIGAMLAYLCFNTLPSTMLMGDAGSRAFGFFIAVLAMKSRHPFSFLLFAIVLILDGGLGLAKIFLLRFLKIRILANTRTPLHDEVRKNQANRNWSKTQIVFRFAIVQVMFSMLAYILLA
- a CDS encoding NAD(P)-dependent oxidoreductase; its protein translation is MANVVITGVTSFLGAAVARAYGEDGHCVYGIVRKSSKNRKNIPSNIFVIDCDMDEVETLLEMDLPKMDVWIHFAWDGIGRVGRMDYALQEKNIQNALRAVKVSKNLGCGRFLFAGSQAEYGVTTRQRIEGLCDESTLCRPISAYGKAKKEVLERARKISKEIGLEYVHMRIFSVYGPGDHESALPMVVTRAAVLGEDIGLGPCQQMWNYLYIDDCARAIENLGLCVYGEGSCVVNVAGQDTRRLRSFVSEICKTCHSNGKVQFEQRKEPEEGVPYLEPSIEKLVAWTGFVEHTTFREGVREIEKMYRMRG
- a CDS encoding thiamine pyrophosphate-binding protein; the protein is MKIKVSTYIAKKVVEHGIVRGFSVTGGGAMYLNDGFGHQSGLTMTYNHHEQASAMAAECYARINNRMAVLCVTTGPGGTNALTGVVGGWLDSIPMIVFSGQVRYDWTARSSGVDIRAMGDQEFDICRAVSCMTKYAEMVIDPMRIRFCLEKALYLAESGRPGPSWLDIPLDVQGAYVEEDELIGFDRADYEAGGDGWGNKNKNVHAIPEDEAGNGEKREKLPKKVSKEVARKIIEKIRNAKRPVFNAGNGIRIARAHSLFLAVAKKLGIPVVVGWDSEDCLWDEHRLYAGRPGNFGDRPGNFAVQNSDLVFSVGSRLSLRQVGFNCKAWAREAYTIVNDIDEEELKKPTLHVDMPIHADCKDLLEVMLEELKDEPVPIWQDHKGEGIKGMAWLETCKHWREKYPVCKPEYLLPNPNKDANVYAFIHEISTQAKENQITVVGNGSACVVGGHSYIIKKGQRFISNSAIASMGYDLPAAIGACMANEDGKEYLEDVILVTGDGSIQMNLQELQTIIHHQMPLKIFLINNGGYHSIRQTQSKFFSDKPLVGIGPDSKDLSFPDMEKLARAYGYPYIRARHNEELFDAVRETFATKGPVICEAFCSQDQNFEPKSSGKQLPDGRMVSPPLEDLTPFLSEEEMNENMIVKKMEE
- a CDS encoding choline-binding protein A, coding for MFAVVPAFASPEHAKTGNFSWVTTNNSWVAYNEQGGLATGWIKYHDNIYYLNKSGVMKTGWIKEDNNWYYLKEDSGELITNQWVDNYYLDATGKMAKIR
- a CDS encoding methyltransferase domain-containing protein; this translates as MKRCIACGGKLEKLLYIENMPATAQDIPDANEVKTEKGMDLHLCQCNGCGLVQLDTPPVSYYRDVIRAGGYSTTMDALRRKQYDEFIEVCHLQGKKILEAGAGQGEFLKIWSDYPVKAYGMEHKRELVEKARSIGLQVQEYYPNSEEDVFENAPFDAFTSFNFLEHQPDPAMYLRAIAHNLVDGGYGLLTVPSFEYILEQESFYEIIPDHIAYYTRESLHFILDRAGFLVLKEERVNRDTLAVIIQKKPKVNVDGLLKQKKVIQDEVYDLMASVEREGKRMAVWGASHQGFTLCATMHLFDKIAYIIDSAPFKQGRFAPASHIPIVSPAKAKENPVDVIVIVAPGYTDEIAQNIREKLGEQIEIYTLMSDHLTRYKEKQ